From one Buchnera aphidicola (Cinara strobi) genomic stretch:
- the dnaN gene encoding DNA polymerase III subunit beta: MEFKIKKNDFLDPLKKINRIITKNVVFPILENIIIKINEKVLKLTSSNLDIELNAYIKKKLFILYNPGRIIVSGKKILNICRNISNNEELYFRVINKQIYIKVKKSLFKINLIKNTKFPIFKKFCSIKKFSISQKILKEMILSVYFSIANNDIRTSLNGILIEYQDNFLYGVTTDGHRLSMYKTPLQLNITYFNIIVSKKSILEIHKLLELSKNKDIQIKIKKNYASFKLHNILLTTKLLHGNFPNYKDVILSQSTHRILVPREKLRESLLKISVLCNTTFKGVYLEFSKNQLTIKSKNQEDEESSDSFYINNKYEKISFFINVFYLLDVLNALNINLINFIFNIPISCIQIQSEMKKEILYIIMPLKL, translated from the coding sequence ATGGAATTCAAAATAAAAAAAAACGATTTTCTAGATCCTTTAAAAAAAATTAATAGAATTATTACAAAAAATGTAGTATTTCCAATACTAGAAAATATAATAATAAAAATTAATGAAAAAGTATTAAAATTAACTAGTTCTAACCTAGATATTGAATTAAACGCATATATAAAAAAAAAATTATTTATTTTATATAATCCAGGGCGTATTATCGTTTCCGGGAAAAAAATACTTAATATTTGTCGAAATATATCTAATAATGAAGAATTATATTTTCGGGTAATTAATAAACAAATTTATATTAAAGTAAAAAAAAGCTTATTTAAAATAAATTTGATTAAAAATACTAAATTTCCTATTTTTAAAAAATTTTGTAGTATTAAAAAATTTTCTATCTCTCAAAAGATTTTAAAAGAAATGATTCTATCTGTTTACTTTTCAATAGCTAATAATGATATCAGAACTTCTTTAAATGGAATATTAATTGAATACCAAGATAATTTTTTATATGGAGTCACAACAGATGGGCATAGATTATCTATGTATAAAACACCATTACAGTTAAATATAACCTACTTTAATATTATTGTTAGTAAAAAAAGTATATTGGAAATACATAAATTATTAGAACTATCTAAAAATAAAGACATACAAATAAAAATTAAAAAAAACTATGCTTCTTTTAAATTACATAATATATTACTTACAACAAAATTATTGCATGGAAATTTTCCAAACTATAAGGATGTCATTTTAAGCCAATCTACACACCGCATATTAGTTCCAAGAGAAAAATTAAGAGAATCGTTATTAAAGATATCTGTTTTATGTAATACTACCTTTAAAGGAGTTTATTTAGAATTTTCAAAAAATCAATTAACAATAAAATCTAAAAACCAAGAAGATGAAGAATCTAGCGATTCATTTTATATTAATAATAAATATGAAAAAATATCATTTTTTATTAATGTTTTTTATCTACTTGATGTTTTAAATGCTCTAAATATTAATTTAATTAATTTTATATTTAACATACCAATCTCATGTATTCAAATTCAATCTGAAATGAAAAAAGAGATATTATACATAATCATGCCTTTGAAATTATAA
- the dnaA gene encoding chromosomal replication initiator protein DnaA: protein MSLSIWKKCLMHLKLQLSPKEFSMWILPLKAVIRNNIISLYAPNNFVLQWVKNQYIKNFKELLYRICDHNPPFIILQVINKDFKFIKNNQFLYNQIAKKKTEDEVTSKKKILNIPTYLYTGINKKYQFHNFIEGKSNQLARYSSYVFTNNFKNFYNPLFLYSNTGLGKTHLLHAIGNKILIENKKKKVIYIHAEDFIQNMVNSLKNKSIEKFKNYYRSIDVLLLDDIQFFSNKKHSQEELFNTFNALFNKEQKIVLTANCCPNRIKGIAENLKSRFKWGLTISIDPPELNARINILLQKAVENKINLSYEVAKFIAQQLHSNIRELEGILKKIQITALFTKKTITIELVKKTLKKVFRKKKKNIGIILIQKTVAEYFNITVKEMISKKRSRFIVQPRQIAMALIKKITNYSFSDIGVAFGKKDHTTALHAYKKIHQLKKKKNKIYNDFIYLLNQLNS, encoded by the coding sequence ATGTCATTGTCAATTTGGAAAAAATGTTTAATGCATTTAAAATTACAATTATCACCTAAAGAGTTCAGTATGTGGATTTTACCATTAAAAGCTGTAATAAGAAATAATATAATTAGTTTATATGCACCAAACAATTTTGTATTACAATGGGTTAAAAATCAATATATTAAAAATTTTAAAGAATTATTATATAGAATTTGTGATCACAACCCACCATTTATTATACTACAAGTAATAAATAAAGATTTCAAATTTATAAAAAATAATCAATTTTTATATAATCAAATAGCGAAAAAAAAAACAGAAGATGAAGTAACATCAAAAAAAAAAATATTAAACATACCTACATACTTATATACTGGAATTAATAAAAAATATCAATTTCATAATTTTATTGAAGGAAAATCAAATCAATTAGCTCGTTATTCCTCTTATGTTTTTACAAATAATTTCAAAAATTTCTACAATCCACTGTTTTTATATAGTAATACAGGATTAGGAAAGACACATTTACTTCATGCTATTGGAAATAAAATATTAATTGAAAATAAAAAAAAAAAAGTAATTTATATTCATGCAGAAGATTTTATTCAAAATATGGTTAATTCATTAAAAAACAAATCTATTGAAAAATTTAAGAATTATTATCGTTCTATCGATGTTTTACTATTAGACGATATTCAGTTCTTTTCAAATAAAAAACATTCACAAGAAGAATTATTTAATACTTTTAATGCTTTATTTAACAAAGAACAAAAAATTGTTTTAACAGCTAATTGTTGCCCAAATCGTATTAAAGGAATTGCTGAAAATTTAAAATCTAGATTCAAATGGGGGTTAACAATTTCAATTGATCCCCCTGAATTAAATGCTAGAATTAATATTCTCTTACAAAAAGCAGTTGAAAATAAAATTAATTTATCTTATGAAGTAGCAAAATTCATTGCTCAACAACTTCATTCTAATATTAGAGAATTAGAAGGAATTCTAAAAAAAATTCAAATTACAGCATTGTTTACTAAAAAAACAATTACTATAGAATTAGTTAAAAAAACTTTAAAAAAAGTTTTTAGAAAAAAAAAAAAAAATATAGGAATTATACTAATTCAAAAAACAGTTGCTGAATATTTTAATATTACAGTTAAAGAAATGATTTCAAAAAAAAGATCTCGATTTATTGTTCAACCTAGACAAATAGCGATGGCATTAATAAAAAAAATAACTAACTATAGTTTTTCTGATATAGGGGTAGCTTTTGGAAAAAAAGACCATACAACAGCATTACATGCTTATAAAAAAATACATCAACTTAAAAAAAAAAAAAATAAAATCTATAATGATTTTATATATTTATTAAACCAATTAAATTCGTAA
- the rpmH gene encoding 50S ribosomal protein L34, which translates to MKRTFQPSNIKRNRTHGFRLRMSSKSGRKILSNRRSKLRSCLCV; encoded by the coding sequence ATGAAACGTACTTTTCAGCCTTCTAATATTAAACGTAATCGTACTCATGGTTTTCGTTTGAGAATGTCGTCTAAAAGTGGTCGTAAAATTTTATCAAATCGGCGTTCTAAATTACGTTCCTGTTTGTGCGTTTAA
- the rnpA gene encoding ribonuclease P protein component, with amino-acid sequence MSRYFFKKKLRLFTCASLNSIYNKKYLINTKEFTVLLYSRGLNFPRLGVSISKKNIKKSHNRNRIKRLIKESFRLFQHDLICMDFFFILKKNIHKLNNKIIFCLLQNFWYLVNKKYFYIKK; translated from the coding sequence ATGTCTCGGTATTTTTTTAAAAAAAAATTACGTTTATTTACTTGCGCCTCATTGAATTCTATATACAATAAAAAGTATTTAATTAATACAAAAGAATTTACTGTTTTATTATATTCTAGAGGATTAAATTTTCCTCGATTAGGAGTTTCTATTTCAAAAAAAAATATCAAAAAATCACATAATCGAAACAGAATTAAACGTCTTATTAAGGAAAGTTTTCGTTTATTTCAACATGATCTAATTTGCATGGATTTTTTCTTTATTTTAAAAAAAAATATACATAAATTAAACAATAAAATTATTTTTTGTCTTTTACAGAATTTTTGGTATTTGGTAAATAAAAAATATTTTTATATAAAAAAATAG
- the yidC gene encoding membrane protein insertase YidC, with protein MLKQYFLTFWISDFFKKYIFYSNDSSNTTSPISFISRIYHFFLHSCLNNYSNLSVRFNIKNQLSNVIRFLYLAMDYGWLFFFVRPLFIILTFFHTYLHNWGISIICVTIFIKILLYPLTKIQYMSMLDMKKIQLKVKKIKDQFNENDEQVNQKILKLYQSKKINPFYSLASMLIQAPIFLSFYYVLKHATELRQAPFCLWIKDLSSYDPYYVLPFLMGLSMFFIQYYELKDHDSSIKKNLLYMAPMLFSIFFIWFPSGLVLYYITSNICTLFQYFFIRESISNNSTS; from the coding sequence ATGTTAAAACAGTACTTTTTAACTTTTTGGATTTCAGATTTTTTTAAAAAATATATATTTTATTCTAATGATTCAAGTAACACTACTTCTCCTATTAGTTTTATATCTCGTATTTATCATTTTTTTTTACATTCATGTTTAAATAATTATTCTAATTTATCAGTTAGATTTAACATAAAAAATCAACTCTCTAATGTTATTAGATTTTTATATTTAGCAATGGATTATGGATGGCTATTTTTTTTTGTACGCCCTTTATTTATAATTTTAACTTTTTTTCACACTTATTTACATAATTGGGGAATATCTATTATTTGTGTGACAATTTTTATTAAAATTTTACTGTATCCGTTAACTAAAATTCAGTATATGTCAATGTTAGATATGAAAAAAATTCAATTAAAAGTTAAAAAAATTAAAGATCAGTTTAATGAAAATGATGAACAAGTTAATCAAAAAATTTTAAAATTATATCAATCTAAAAAAATTAATCCCTTTTATAGTTTGGCTTCAATGTTAATTCAAGCTCCAATATTTTTGTCTTTTTATTATGTTTTAAAACATGCAACTGAGTTACGTCAAGCACCATTTTGTTTATGGATTAAAGATTTATCAAGTTATGACCCTTATTATGTTTTACCATTTTTAATGGGATTAAGTATGTTTTTTATACAGTATTATGAATTAAAAGATCATGATTCTAGTATTAAAAAAAATCTTCTTTATATGGCTCCAATGTTATTTTCTATATTTTTTATTTGGTTTCCCTCAGGTCTTGTTTTGTATTATATTACTAGCAATATTTGTACTTTATTTCAGTATTTTTTTATACGTGAGTCTATTTCCAATAATTCGACATCATAA
- the mnmE gene encoding tRNA uridine-5-carboxymethylaminomethyl(34) synthesis GTPase MnmE, with protein sequence MIMFYETIVAPITAMSRSGVGIIRISGPAVLKIINVFFKISMKARFAHYVSFLDFNGDVIDKGIAVFFPSPQSFTGEDVLEFQGHGNPILMDLLIQNIVLIKNVRIAKPGEFSERAFLNQKIDLIQAEAISDLINSQSKLSIEASLRSLSGNFSKKINSIIKKLKEIYSRIEGYINFPDEINNPTILKDIEKYLIQIITLIKNLIDTARKSDFLNKGIKAVIAGPPNVGKSSLFNYLVNQTASIVTDIPGTTRDVIRQTILVNGIRFELLDTAGLRESENIVEIIGIKLAKKNIHSCDHIFLILDITQDQIFNNQLVKKYINNLKDNQSITIIFNKIDLINQTPSVKMIYKKHFCILLSIQKKLGLDFLKNHINKISVKCNNIEGIFLARRRHLLALKKSLKYLISGYKKWNLNSCLEFLSDNLRLAIEELSIITGKLSSEDLLNKIFSDFCIGK encoded by the coding sequence ATGATAATGTTTTACGAAACAATTGTGGCTCCTATTACTGCTATGAGTAGATCGGGTGTTGGAATTATACGAATTTCTGGTCCGGCTGTTTTAAAAATAATTAATGTTTTTTTTAAAATTTCAATGAAAGCAAGATTTGCGCACTATGTTTCTTTTTTAGATTTTAATGGAGATGTTATTGATAAGGGAATTGCTGTATTTTTTCCTAGTCCCCAGTCTTTTACTGGGGAAGATGTATTGGAATTTCAGGGTCATGGAAATCCAATTTTAATGGATTTATTAATTCAAAATATTGTTTTAATTAAAAACGTTCGTATTGCTAAACCGGGAGAATTTTCAGAACGAGCTTTTTTAAATCAAAAAATAGATTTAATTCAAGCAGAAGCAATTAGTGATTTAATTAATTCTCAATCTAAATTATCTATCGAAGCATCTTTACGATCTTTAAGTGGTAATTTTTCTAAAAAAATAAATTCTATTATCAAAAAATTAAAGGAGATTTATTCTAGAATTGAAGGGTATATTAATTTTCCAGATGAAATAAATAATCCAACTATATTGAAAGATATAGAAAAATATTTAATACAGATTATTACATTAATTAAAAATTTAATTGATACAGCACGTAAAAGCGATTTCTTAAATAAAGGTATCAAAGCTGTTATTGCAGGGCCTCCAAATGTAGGAAAATCTAGTTTATTTAATTATTTAGTTAATCAAACAGCATCTATTGTTACCGATATCCCCGGGACAACTCGTGATGTAATACGACAAACTATATTGGTTAATGGAATTCGTTTTGAGCTTTTAGATACTGCTGGGTTGCGCGAAAGTGAAAATATTGTTGAAATTATTGGAATAAAATTAGCAAAAAAAAATATACATTCCTGTGATCATATTTTTTTAATATTAGATATTACTCAAGATCAAATTTTTAACAATCAATTAGTAAAAAAATATATAAATAATTTAAAAGATAATCAAAGTATTACTATTATTTTTAATAAAATTGATTTAATTAATCAAACTCCATCTGTAAAAATGATTTATAAAAAACATTTTTGTATTCTTCTATCAATTCAAAAAAAATTGGGTCTTGATTTTTTAAAAAACCACATTAATAAAATATCAGTTAAATGTAATAATATTGAAGGTATTTTTTTAGCAAGGAGAAGGCATTTATTAGCTTTAAAAAAATCTTTAAAATATTTAATAAGTGGTTATAAAAAATGGAATTTAAACTCATGTCTTGAATTTTTATCAGATAATCTTCGTTTAGCAATAGAAGAATTATCTATTATAACTGGAAAATTAAGTTCAGAAGATTTATTGAACAAAATTTTTTCTGATTTTTGTATTGGTAAATAA
- a CDS encoding co-chaperone GroES produces the protein MKLRPLHDRVIVKRNEAELKSAGGIVLTGSAAGKSTRGIVLSTGNGRILENGTIKPLDVKVGDVVIFNEGYGAKTETIDNEEVLILTESDILAVIEE, from the coding sequence ATGAAGCTTCGTCCATTGCATGATAGAGTAATCGTAAAACGAAATGAAGCAGAATTAAAATCAGCTGGAGGAATTGTTTTAACTGGTTCTGCAGCTGGTAAATCTACTCGAGGAATAGTTTTATCTACTGGTAATGGTCGGATTTTAGAGAATGGAACTATAAAACCATTAGATGTAAAGGTTGGAGATGTTGTAATTTTTAATGAAGGATATGGAGCAAAAACTGAAACAATTGATAATGAAGAAGTTTTGATTCTTACAGAGAGTGATATTCTAGCAGTTATAGAAGAATAA
- the groL gene encoding chaperonin GroEL (60 kDa chaperone family; promotes refolding of misfolded polypeptides especially under stressful conditions; forms two stacked rings of heptamers to form a barrel-shaped 14mer; ends can be capped by GroES; misfolded proteins enter the barrel where they are refolded when GroES binds), which produces MTAKDVKFGNEARIKMLQGVNVLADAVKVTLGPKGRNVVLDKSFGPPSITKDGVSVAREIELEDKFENMGAQMVKEVASKANDAAGDGTTTATLLAQSIVNEGLKAVAAGMNPMDLKRGIDKAVINAVEELKKLSVPCSDSKAITQVGTISANADEKVGSLIAEAMEKVGNDGVITVEEGTGLQNELEVVKGMQFDRGYLSPYFINKPETGLVELDNPYILMADKKISNIRELLPILEAVAKSSKPLLIISEDLEGEALATLVVNSMRGIVKVSAVKAPGFGDRRKAMLQDISILTGGSVISEELAMELEKSSLEDLGQAKRVVINKDSTTIIGGNGNKNSIKCRINQIKQEIHEATSDYDKEKLNERLAKLSGGVAVLKVGAATEVEMKEKKARVEDALHATRAAVEEGVVPGGGVALVRVAEKISRLNGQNEDQNVGIRVALRAMEAPLRQIVANSGEEPSVVTNNVKDGRGNYGYNAATDEYGDMISFGILDPTKVTRSALQYAASVAGLMITTECMVTDLSKDEKSSSDLNTSPGSGMGGGMGGMM; this is translated from the coding sequence ATGACAGCAAAAGATGTAAAATTTGGAAACGAAGCGCGAATTAAAATGCTTCAAGGAGTTAATGTATTAGCAGACGCTGTAAAAGTAACATTAGGTCCTAAAGGAAGAAATGTTGTTTTAGATAAATCTTTTGGCCCACCTAGTATTACTAAAGATGGCGTATCAGTGGCTAGAGAAATTGAATTAGAAGATAAATTTGAAAATATGGGTGCACAGATGGTTAAAGAAGTAGCATCTAAAGCAAATGATGCTGCTGGTGATGGAACAACTACTGCGACTTTATTAGCTCAATCAATAGTGAATGAAGGGTTAAAAGCAGTTGCTGCTGGAATGAATCCAATGGATTTAAAACGTGGAATTGATAAAGCAGTTATTAATGCTGTAGAAGAATTAAAAAAATTATCTGTTCCTTGTTCAGATTCAAAAGCAATTACACAAGTTGGAACTATTTCTGCAAATGCAGATGAAAAAGTTGGTAGTTTGATAGCAGAAGCTATGGAAAAAGTAGGAAATGATGGTGTTATTACTGTTGAAGAAGGAACAGGATTACAAAATGAGTTAGAAGTTGTTAAAGGAATGCAATTTGATAGAGGGTATCTGTCCCCATATTTTATTAATAAACCAGAAACTGGATTAGTCGAATTAGATAATCCATATATTTTAATGGCAGATAAAAAAATTTCTAATATTCGAGAGTTACTTCCAATTTTAGAAGCTGTAGCAAAATCTAGTAAACCATTATTAATTATTTCTGAAGATTTAGAAGGTGAAGCTTTAGCGACATTAGTAGTGAATTCAATGAGAGGAATTGTTAAAGTCTCTGCAGTCAAGGCTCCAGGTTTTGGAGATCGTAGAAAAGCAATGTTACAAGACATTTCTATTCTAACTGGAGGATCAGTAATATCTGAAGAATTAGCAATGGAGTTAGAGAAATCCTCTTTGGAAGATTTAGGTCAAGCAAAACGTGTAGTTATTAATAAAGATTCAACTACCATTATTGGTGGTAATGGAAACAAAAATTCTATTAAGTGTCGAATTAATCAAATTAAACAAGAAATACATGAAGCAACATCAGATTATGACAAAGAAAAATTAAATGAACGTTTAGCTAAATTATCTGGTGGTGTGGCCGTTCTTAAAGTTGGAGCTGCTACTGAAGTAGAGATGAAAGAAAAAAAAGCTCGAGTTGAAGACGCTTTACATGCAACAAGAGCAGCTGTAGAAGAAGGGGTAGTTCCAGGAGGGGGAGTTGCTTTAGTGCGCGTAGCTGAAAAAATATCCCGTTTAAATGGACAAAATGAAGATCAGAATGTTGGGATACGCGTTGCATTACGAGCTATGGAAGCTCCTTTACGTCAAATTGTTGCAAATTCCGGAGAAGAGCCATCGGTTGTAACTAATAATGTAAAAGACGGACGTGGTAATTATGGTTATAATGCTGCTACTGATGAGTATGGGGATATGATATCTTTTGGTATTTTAGATCCAACTAAAGTTACTCGATCTGCATTACAATATGCAGCTTCTGTTGCTGGATTAATGATTACAACAGAATGCATGGTAACAGATTTATCTAAAGATGAAAAATCTTCATCTGATTTAAACACTTCACCAGGTAGTGGAATGGGCGGAGGAATGGGTGGAATGATGTAA
- the efp gene encoding elongation factor P, producing the protein MSTYSGNSLKSGLKILIDCQPYEVQYSEFIKPGKGQAFVRIKLKQLLTGKLLCKTVKATDIFYSTDIVEVHAAYLYNNGITWFFMNKKSFEHIHVSKKYLSNFYKWITIFSNCIITLWNNSPISVSIDNFIELKVCNTEAAVKGDTVNTSNKLVTLETGATIRVPLFIKIGDYVKIDTRTERYVSRVIK; encoded by the coding sequence ATGTCTACATATAGTGGAAACTCCTTAAAATCAGGATTAAAAATTTTAATTGATTGCCAACCATATGAAGTGCAATACAGCGAATTTATAAAACCAGGAAAAGGACAAGCTTTTGTTAGAATTAAACTAAAACAATTATTAACTGGAAAGTTATTGTGTAAAACAGTAAAAGCAACTGATATTTTTTATTCGACCGATATTGTTGAAGTTCATGCTGCATATCTATATAATAACGGGATAACTTGGTTTTTTATGAATAAAAAAAGTTTTGAACATATTCACGTTTCTAAAAAGTATTTGTCTAATTTCTATAAATGGATAACAATATTTTCCAATTGTATTATTACTTTATGGAATAATTCTCCTATTTCTGTAAGTATAGATAATTTTATAGAATTAAAAGTATGTAATACAGAAGCGGCTGTAAAAGGAGATACTGTTAATACATCTAATAAACTTGTTACTTTAGAAACTGGGGCAACAATACGCGTTCCTCTATTTATAAAAATAGGAGATTATGTTAAAATAGATACACGTACTGAGAGATATGTATCACGTGTTATTAAATAA
- the dnaC gene encoding DNA replication protein DnaC has protein sequence MNNFFNKLKKIMPVYVQPKFYNAQELLKWNQAQGEKYSESIIQKNKAMKMQKILGRSGIRELYMNCSFENYNIHHEGQRRVLNAARRYAENFKNNIASFIFSGRPGTGKNHLASAIGNYLILQGNSVLIITVADLMSNIKSTFNQSSKIMTEERLLNNLSTVDLLMIDEIGMQLESRYEKIIINQIIDRRSSSKKSTGILSNLSHRRLKILLGERVIDRMRLGNSLWLTFGWNSYRKNIRGNEY, from the coding sequence ATGAATAATTTTTTTAATAAACTCAAAAAAATCATGCCAGTATATGTACAACCTAAGTTTTATAATGCTCAAGAACTGTTGAAGTGGAATCAAGCTCAAGGGGAAAAATATTCAGAATCTATTATACAAAAAAACAAAGCAATGAAAATGCAAAAAATATTAGGTCGATCAGGTATAAGAGAATTATATATGAATTGTTCTTTTGAAAATTATAATATACATCATGAAGGACAGAGAAGAGTTTTAAATGCTGCTCGTAGATATGCTGAAAATTTTAAAAATAACATTGCTAGTTTTATATTTTCAGGTCGCCCTGGAACAGGAAAAAACCATTTAGCTTCAGCTATTGGAAATTACTTAATATTACAAGGAAATAGCGTTCTAATTATTACTGTAGCAGATTTAATGTCAAATATTAAAAGTACGTTCAATCAGTCTTCTAAAATAATGACTGAAGAAAGATTATTAAATAATTTAAGCACAGTTGATTTGCTAATGATTGATGAAATTGGAATGCAATTAGAGTCACGATATGAAAAAATTATTATTAATCAAATTATAGACAGACGATCATCATCTAAAAAATCTACCGGAATATTATCTAATTTAAGTCACAGAAGGTTAAAAATTTTATTGGGAGAACGAGTAATAGATCGCATGAGACTTGGAAATAGTTTATGGCTAACATTTGGATGGAATAGTTATAGAAAAAATATACGTGGAAATGAATATTAA
- the rsmD gene encoding 16S rRNA (guanine(966)-N(2))-methyltransferase RsmD, with amino-acid sequence MKKKLKKIRITGGLFKGRVLHSVSKIDVRPTGNRIKHILFSWLKPYIEKSLCLDCFAGSGSLSIESVSRLAKFVTALEKNYILVKKLKKTLKNFSINNISILQFNTIRWLKNSGNPHDIIYLDPPFSNKKLLNQSITYLEKYNWTHKDSIIYIEHIDNKIELPKNWKLMKTKKIGAVLFSLYWKL; translated from the coding sequence ATGAAAAAAAAATTAAAAAAAATCCGTATTACAGGCGGATTATTTAAAGGACGGGTATTACATTCTGTTTCAAAAATAGATGTTCGACCTACAGGAAACCGAATAAAACATATATTGTTTAGTTGGTTAAAACCATACATAGAAAAATCTTTGTGTTTAGATTGTTTTGCTGGTAGTGGTAGTTTAAGTATAGAATCTGTATCTAGATTAGCTAAATTTGTAACTGCATTAGAAAAAAACTATATTTTAGTTAAAAAACTAAAAAAAACATTAAAAAACTTTTCAATTAATAATATATCTATATTACAATTTAATACAATAAGGTGGTTAAAAAATTCAGGTAATCCTCATGATATTATCTATCTTGACCCACCATTTTCAAATAAAAAGTTATTAAACCAATCTATTACATATCTAGAAAAATATAATTGGACTCATAAAGATTCTATTATATATATTGAACATATTGATAACAAAATTGAATTACCAAAAAATTGGAAACTCATGAAAACTAAAAAAATAGGAGCAGTATTATTTTCTTTGTATTGGAAATTATAA
- the ftsY gene encoding signal recognition particle-docking protein FtsY — protein sequence MCNKKKNFFSKLNFFSKKSKSNLQLKKDNKNNSIEFNSYIKKKSHLSFFKNSLIFLKNKFIKKIKNIFSSPNLDKNIFRKLQDVLLLSDFGMNATQKILDKFKNGIKKKNIQKSDIALLYFKKQLLKMLKIPNNHSVLNDMNMPFIILIVGVNGVGKTTTIAKLAYYYKNLGKSVMLSAGDTFRAAAIDQIKEFGLRYNIPVFSKTYGVDPASVVFDSVKESIKKKKDILIIDTAGRLHNKSHLIQELKKIDRVIKKCYPKAPHETFIVLDAGIGQNSIQQARIFSDTMNITGSIVTKLDGTAKGGIIFSIVTDLMIPVRYVGTGEKITDFKIFDSKIFIDNLF from the coding sequence ATGTGTAATAAAAAAAAAAATTTTTTTTCTAAGTTAAACTTTTTTTCTAAAAAATCAAAATCTAATCTTCAATTAAAAAAAGATAATAAAAATAATTCTATTGAATTTAATTCTTATATAAAAAAAAAATCACATTTATCTTTTTTCAAAAACTCTCTAATTTTTTTAAAAAATAAATTTATCAAAAAAATAAAAAATATATTTTCGTCGCCTAATTTAGATAAAAATATTTTTCGAAAATTACAAGATGTATTATTATTATCTGATTTTGGCATGAACGCTACACAAAAAATTTTAGATAAATTTAAAAATGGTATTAAAAAAAAAAATATTCAAAAATCAGATATTGCTCTTTTATATTTTAAAAAACAGTTATTAAAAATGTTGAAAATTCCAAATAATCATTCTGTACTGAATGATATGAATATGCCATTTATTATATTAATTGTGGGTGTTAACGGGGTAGGAAAAACTACTACAATTGCTAAACTAGCTTATTACTACAAAAATTTAGGTAAATCTGTAATGTTATCAGCAGGAGATACTTTTCGAGCTGCTGCTATTGATCAAATTAAAGAATTTGGACTTCGGTATAATATCCCGGTATTTTCAAAAACTTATGGAGTAGATCCCGCTTCTGTTGTATTTGATTCAGTAAAAGAGTCCATCAAAAAGAAAAAAGATATTTTAATTATCGATACTGCTGGTCGTTTACACAATAAGAGTCATTTGATTCAAGAATTAAAAAAAATTGATCGAGTTATTAAAAAATGTTATCCGAAAGCACCTCATGAGACATTTATCGTATTAGATGCTGGAATTGGACAAAATTCAATACAACAGGCTAGAATTTTTTCTGATACAATGAATATTACTGGTTCTATTGTTACAAAATTAGACGGTACTGCTAAAGGTGGTATTATTTTTTCTATAGTAACTGATTTAATGATTCCGGTTCGTTATGTAGGGACTGGAGAAAAAATTACAGATTTTAAAATTTTTGATAGTAAAATTTTTATTGATAATCTTTTTTAA